The following proteins are encoded in a genomic region of Terriglobia bacterium:
- a CDS encoding cysteine synthase family protein — MSQPFPSTRRKPVAPAHDAAPGRLGQGVLERIGNTPLLRLARVTRDLRGVEVLAKAEWFNPGGSVKDRAAANIVREALRAGKLTPGRQLLDSTSGNTGIAYAMIGAAVGFGVTLCMPTNVSVERKRILNGYGANIVYTDAGEGSDGAIRKARQMFAAEPDRYFYADQYSNDANWRAHYETTANEIWRQSEGRITHFVAMLGTSGTFVGTTRRLKELNPNVRCISLQPDSSFHGIEGAKHMATAIVPRIYDPAMADADLGIATERAYEMVKRLAREEGLLAGISSGAALAGCREVAKTAPRGSVIVTVFPDSGDKYLSETFWEE; from the coding sequence ATGTCGCAGCCTTTTCCCAGCACGCGAAGGAAGCCGGTGGCGCCGGCGCATGATGCCGCGCCCGGCAGGCTGGGTCAGGGTGTGCTGGAGCGCATCGGCAACACGCCGTTGCTGCGGCTGGCGCGCGTCACCCGGGACTTGCGCGGCGTGGAAGTGCTGGCCAAGGCGGAGTGGTTCAATCCCGGCGGCTCGGTCAAAGATCGCGCCGCCGCCAACATTGTGCGCGAAGCTCTACGGGCGGGGAAGCTTACGCCGGGCCGGCAACTGCTCGATTCCACCAGCGGCAACACCGGCATTGCCTACGCCATGATCGGCGCCGCCGTGGGTTTCGGCGTCACCTTGTGCATGCCGACCAACGTATCGGTAGAGCGCAAGCGCATTCTTAACGGGTACGGCGCGAACATCGTTTACACCGATGCCGGCGAAGGCTCCGACGGAGCGATTCGCAAGGCGCGCCAGATGTTCGCCGCCGAGCCGGACCGGTATTTCTACGCCGACCAGTATTCCAACGACGCGAACTGGCGCGCACACTACGAAACCACCGCCAATGAAATCTGGCGCCAGAGCGAGGGCAGAATCACCCATTTCGTTGCCATGCTCGGCACCAGCGGCACCTTCGTCGGCACGACGCGCCGGTTGAAGGAACTTAATCCGAATGTCCGCTGCATCTCGCTGCAGCCGGATTCCTCCTTCCACGGCATCGAGGGCGCCAAGCACATGGCCACCGCCATCGTGCCCAGAATTTACGATCCTGCGATGGCCGACGCGGACCTGGGCATCGCCACCGAGCGCGCCTACGAGATGGTGAAGCGCCTGGCCCGCGAAGAAGGCCTGCTGGCGGGCATCTCCTCCGGCGCCGCGCTGGCCGGATGCCGCGAAGTGGCGAAGACTGCGCCGCGCGGATCGGTGATTGTCACCGTGTTTCCCGACAGCGGCGACAAGTACTTGAGCGAGACGTTTTGGGAGGAGTGA
- a CDS encoding M67 family metallopeptidase, with protein sequence MLLIPQSAFNALRAHGEETYPHECCGVLLGRMGDDDEERHVTEIVRCGNTRDDRPQDRYHIDPRDLVRIQRQGRERGLDIVGFYHSHPDHPARWSQTDLAEAHWIGCSYVITGVEKGRAVTTNSFALHGAGEDDKHFEDEPVEVSAEKVLVREFEAE encoded by the coding sequence ATGCTGCTGATTCCTCAATCCGCTTTTAACGCCCTCCGCGCGCACGGCGAGGAAACCTACCCGCACGAATGTTGCGGCGTGCTGCTGGGGCGCATGGGAGACGACGACGAGGAGCGCCACGTCACCGAGATCGTGCGCTGCGGCAACACGCGCGACGACCGCCCCCAGGACCGCTACCACATCGATCCCCGCGACTTGGTGCGCATCCAGCGCCAGGGACGCGAGCGCGGGCTGGATATTGTAGGCTTCTATCATTCGCATCCCGACCATCCCGCGCGCTGGTCGCAAACCGACCTTGCCGAGGCGCACTGGATCGGCTGCTCCTACGTCATCACCGGCGTGGAGAAGGGCCGCGCCGTCACCACGAACTCCTTCGCGCTGCACGGGGCAGGTGAGGACGACAAGCATTTTGAAGACGAGCCGGTCGAGGTCAGCGCGGAGAAAGTATTAGTCAGAGAGTTCGAGGCGGAGTAA
- a CDS encoding MoaD/ThiS family protein — protein sequence MKIMIPTPLRQYADKKDAVEVNAGTVGEALSSLTSRHPELRKHLYTDDGRLRAFVNVYLNDEDIRYLGKEQTPVNEGDTLSIVPSIAGGNLQLVNCNL from the coding sequence ATGAAAATCATGATTCCGACGCCCTTGCGTCAATATGCGGACAAGAAAGACGCGGTCGAGGTCAACGCCGGCACGGTGGGCGAGGCGCTCAGCAGCCTCACCTCGCGCCATCCCGAACTGCGCAAGCACCTCTACACCGACGATGGCCGCTTGCGCGCCTTCGTCAACGTGTACCTGAACGACGAGGACATCCGCTACCTCGGCAAGGAGCAGACCCCGGTTAACGAGGGCGACACGCTCTCCATCGTGCCGTCCATCGCCGGAGGAAATTTGCAATTGGTAAATTGCAATTTGTAA
- the moeB gene encoding molybdopterin-synthase adenylyltransferase MoeB, translating to MATITQLAPTTLSNDEILRYSRHLIMPEVGMDGQTRLKAAKVLCIGAGGLGSPLALYLAAAGVGTLGVVDFDVVDFTNLQRQIIHSTADVGRKKLDSAAEKIKAINPYVDVRPFEARLTSANALDLFRQFDIVVDGTDNFPTRYLVNDACVLTGKPNVYGSIFRFEGQVSVFATEEGPCYRCLYPEPPPPGLVPSCAEGGVLGILPGLVGVMQATEAIKLILGKGEPLIGRLLLVDALGMKFRELKLRKNPDCPVCGPHRTITQLIDYNEFCGIRGEETPVSQSNLPEITVEELNRRQDAGEDIFVLDVREPHEYQICNLRGYLIPLGDLPKRVHELDSSREIVAHCKMGGRSAKAVDFLRQAGFAKVKNLKGGILAWADRVDPTMPKY from the coding sequence ATGGCCACCATCACCCAGCTCGCTCCCACCACCCTCTCCAACGACGAAATCCTGCGCTACTCGCGCCACCTGATCATGCCCGAAGTGGGCATGGACGGCCAAACCAGGCTCAAGGCTGCCAAAGTCCTGTGTATCGGGGCAGGCGGGCTAGGCTCGCCCTTAGCGCTTTATCTCGCCGCCGCCGGCGTGGGCACGCTCGGCGTGGTGGACTTTGACGTGGTGGACTTCACCAACCTGCAGCGCCAGATCATCCACTCCACCGCCGACGTCGGGCGCAAGAAGCTGGACTCCGCCGCGGAGAAAATCAAGGCCATCAACCCCTACGTCGACGTGCGCCCGTTTGAGGCGCGCCTCACCAGCGCCAACGCGCTCGACCTCTTTCGCCAGTTCGACATCGTGGTGGACGGCACCGACAATTTCCCCACGCGCTACCTGGTCAACGACGCCTGCGTGCTCACCGGCAAGCCCAACGTCTACGGCTCCATCTTCCGCTTTGAAGGCCAAGTCAGCGTCTTTGCCACCGAGGAAGGCCCGTGCTACCGCTGCCTGTACCCCGAACCGCCTCCGCCGGGACTGGTGCCCTCGTGCGCCGAAGGCGGCGTGCTGGGAATTCTGCCCGGGCTGGTCGGCGTGATGCAGGCCACCGAGGCCATCAAGCTGATTCTCGGCAAGGGTGAGCCGCTCATCGGGCGCCTGTTGCTGGTGGACGCGCTCGGCATGAAGTTCCGCGAGCTCAAGCTGCGCAAGAATCCCGACTGCCCCGTCTGCGGCCCGCACCGCACCATCACCCAACTGATCGACTACAACGAATTCTGCGGCATCCGCGGCGAGGAGACGCCGGTTTCGCAATCCAACCTGCCGGAAATCACTGTCGAAGAGCTGAACCGCCGCCAGGACGCCGGCGAGGATATTTTCGTGCTCGACGTCCGCGAGCCGCACGAATACCAGATCTGCAACCTCCGTGGCTATCTCATCCCGCTCGGCGATCTCCCCAAGCGCGTCCACGAACTCGACTCCAGCCGCGAGATTGTCGCCCACTGCAAGATGGGCGGACGCAGCGCCAAGGCAGTGGACTTTCTCCGCCAGGCCGGTTTCGCCAAGGTGAAAAACCTCAAAGGAGGAATTCTCGCCTGGGCCGACCGCGTGGACCCCACCATGCCGAAGTACTGA
- a CDS encoding PEGA domain-containing protein produces the protein MFVTDSQSWEIQGSSGGAGGAFGGQVKGGARPQTAEIVKTFGERCPEAIINNRKEKADYIVVLDHEGGKGWVRKDNKVAVFNGDGDSIISRSTRSLGNSVQDACNAIKADWPKRAAMQHQEPAATAKDAAATKTAEFAGAKLQINSDPVGADIEVDGSFIGNTPSSVDLPAGEHAIVVKKSGYKNWERKIKTTAGAINISAFLEKQE, from the coding sequence GTGTTCGTTACCGACAGCCAGTCGTGGGAAATCCAAGGCAGTAGCGGGGGCGCAGGCGGTGCGTTTGGCGGCCAAGTAAAAGGCGGTGCGCGGCCCCAGACGGCCGAAATTGTGAAAACGTTCGGTGAACGTTGTCCTGAGGCGATAATCAACAACCGGAAAGAGAAGGCAGACTACATCGTCGTGCTCGATCACGAAGGTGGCAAGGGATGGGTACGAAAGGACAACAAAGTAGCCGTCTTCAACGGCGATGGCGATTCCATTATCAGCAGATCCACTCGTTCTCTCGGCAACTCCGTACAGGATGCCTGCAATGCGATTAAGGCTGACTGGCCCAAGAGAGCTGCAATGCAGCACCAGGAACCGGCTGCAACCGCAAAGGATGCCGCGGCGACCAAAACGGCCGAATTTGCCGGCGCGAAACTTCAGATCAACTCCGATCCCGTCGGCGCTGACATTGAGGTGGACGGCAGTTTCATAGGCAATACTCCCTCATCCGTCGATCTTCCGGCGGGCGAACACGCAATTGTCGTGAAAAAGTCCGGGTACAAGAATTGGGAGCGTAAGATCAAGACGACAGCGGGTGCGATCAATATCTCCGCATTCTTAGAAAAACAGGAGTAG
- a CDS encoding curli production assembly protein CsgG, with protein sequence MKAKVVSLCAVLVLLCVFGHAAERKKRVAVFDFDYATVRSGVAALFGTDVDVGRGISDLLVKRLVQDGTYSVIERQAMDKILKEQNFSNSDRANPNSAAKLGKLLGVDAIIVGSITQFGGENKNTGVGGGGGGWGGFGLGGFKHKESKAIVTLDARIVDIDTAEILAVADGKGESSRSSTSLLGGGGNWHGFGGGAVDFGSSDFQSTIIGEAVKGAVDQMSTGVIAGAPKLQARKINVEGVVAFVQSGSVVLNVGAKAGVKVGDQMTVERVSQEIKDPTTGKVLRRLSNDIGTIQISDVDDVSAVGKVVSGTGFKVGDVVKTVTQ encoded by the coding sequence ATGAAGGCCAAAGTTGTTTCGTTGTGTGCCGTGCTTGTCCTGCTCTGCGTTTTCGGTCACGCCGCCGAGCGCAAGAAGCGCGTTGCCGTCTTCGACTTCGATTACGCTACCGTCCGCAGCGGCGTGGCCGCCCTGTTTGGCACCGATGTTGACGTAGGCAGAGGCATTTCCGACCTGCTGGTAAAGCGCTTGGTGCAGGACGGTACCTACTCCGTCATTGAGCGCCAGGCGATGGACAAAATCCTGAAGGAACAGAATTTCTCCAACAGCGATCGCGCCAATCCCAACAGCGCTGCCAAGCTCGGCAAGCTGCTGGGCGTGGACGCCATCATCGTCGGCAGCATTACCCAGTTCGGCGGCGAGAACAAGAACACTGGAGTAGGTGGCGGCGGTGGCGGGTGGGGCGGATTTGGACTTGGCGGCTTCAAGCATAAGGAGTCCAAAGCCATCGTGACCCTGGATGCCCGGATTGTGGACATCGATACCGCCGAGATTCTGGCCGTGGCCGACGGCAAGGGCGAGTCGTCGCGCAGCAGCACCTCGCTGCTTGGCGGGGGCGGCAACTGGCATGGCTTCGGAGGCGGCGCGGTCGACTTCGGAAGCAGCGACTTTCAGTCCACCATCATTGGCGAAGCGGTCAAGGGCGCCGTCGATCAGATGAGCACGGGCGTCATTGCCGGCGCTCCCAAGCTGCAGGCGCGCAAGATCAACGTCGAAGGCGTGGTCGCCTTCGTGCAGTCCGGCTCGGTCGTCCTCAATGTCGGCGCCAAGGCCGGAGTCAAAGTCGGTGATCAGATGACGGTTGAGCGCGTCTCGCAGGAAATTAAGGATCCCACCACCGGCAAGGTCCTTCGCCGCTTGTCCAACGATATCGGCACTATCCAGATCAGCGACGTGGACGATGTCTCCGCTGTCGGCAAGGTGGTGAGCGGAACCGGCTTCAAAGTGGGCGATGTGGTCAAAACCGTGACCCAGTAG
- a CDS encoding M1 family metallopeptidase: MKRFPQGLEPNFFSAPIGTAKGVPHHRGPATGFRAILPLATVMALVVGVAQAKFVPDPIVRYQIDARLDAKQKTLAGRETIVWKNHTSGPVPDLQFHLYLNAFKNNQSTFMREGGSRRRQTGERRIKPEEWGYEQIHVIKVDGQDLTAKLEYIHPDDDNVNDETVARVPLAQAIAPGQSVNIEIEWTSKMPRIFARTGYRNNYFLFAQWFPKPGVYEGAGERHRQTAGWNCHQFHATTEFFADYGVFDTRLTVPSDFVIGATGVERSSMQNPDGTATYNYYQEDVHDFAWTTEPNADAEKITRTFQADQRVTPAEIAEWSKKTGAPPEDVKLQDVQVSLIIQREHEDQVERHFRAIFAAIKWFGLFYGKYPYDTLTVVDPIGGSGGMEYPTFITAGTQYWPASHALSPEGVIVHEFGHQFWYGMVGNNEFEEAWLDEGINSYSTTKVLEKAFPPGEMYERLAGVPYPAAEWTRMPVPKYPWYGVESVPLGQYFERVPLLRMYARSSRGYWNRAQADAMERYAWLDMDGQSYGVQAYAKPEVTLLTLEALLGEQWPKVIRTYQQRYRFRHPDAIDFMNTVNEVSGRDMKWFFDQTVYGTGMLDYEVSVTTGTAKSREGLFDENGKPAYVGAKHGKDKDGEKESEVLVRRLGEMQFPVTLQVRFEDGTEKVEHWDGQYRWAKFKYGGKSKVAAAVIDRDFDWKLQVHRTHDSYLQEPVKLAAQKWYLRWVVWLQNALMAFSFFS; encoded by the coding sequence ATGAAGCGATTCCCTCAAGGGCTAGAGCCCAATTTCTTTTCGGCGCCGATTGGCACGGCTAAAGGCGTGCCGCACCATCGCGGACCTGCCACGGGTTTCAGGGCCATTTTGCCGCTCGCGACAGTGATGGCGCTGGTGGTGGGCGTGGCGCAGGCGAAGTTCGTCCCCGATCCGATCGTGCGCTACCAGATTGACGCGCGGCTGGACGCGAAGCAGAAGACACTCGCCGGTCGCGAGACGATCGTATGGAAAAACCATACCAGCGGGCCGGTGCCCGATCTGCAGTTCCACCTCTACTTGAACGCTTTCAAGAACAACCAGTCCACATTCATGCGCGAGGGCGGAAGCCGCCGGCGCCAGACGGGTGAGCGCCGCATTAAGCCGGAGGAATGGGGTTACGAGCAGATCCATGTGATCAAGGTGGATGGGCAGGACCTGACGGCGAAGCTGGAGTACATCCATCCCGACGACGACAACGTGAACGACGAGACCGTGGCGCGGGTGCCGCTGGCGCAAGCGATCGCGCCGGGGCAGAGCGTCAACATCGAGATCGAGTGGACCTCGAAGATGCCGCGGATCTTCGCGCGCACCGGGTACCGGAACAATTATTTCCTGTTCGCGCAGTGGTTTCCCAAGCCCGGCGTGTACGAAGGCGCGGGTGAGCGGCATCGACAAACCGCGGGATGGAACTGCCACCAGTTTCACGCGACCACCGAATTCTTCGCCGACTATGGCGTGTTCGACACGCGGCTGACGGTGCCCAGCGACTTTGTAATCGGCGCGACCGGCGTAGAGCGCAGCAGCATGCAGAATCCCGACGGAACCGCCACCTACAACTACTACCAGGAAGACGTGCACGACTTCGCGTGGACGACCGAGCCGAACGCGGACGCGGAGAAGATCACGCGCACCTTCCAGGCGGACCAGCGGGTGACGCCGGCGGAGATTGCGGAGTGGTCGAAAAAAACCGGAGCGCCGCCCGAGGACGTAAAGCTGCAGGACGTGCAGGTGTCGCTGATCATCCAGCGCGAGCACGAGGACCAGGTGGAGCGGCACTTCCGCGCGATCTTTGCGGCCATCAAGTGGTTCGGCCTGTTCTACGGCAAGTATCCCTACGACACGCTGACCGTGGTGGACCCGATTGGCGGGTCGGGCGGGATGGAGTATCCGACCTTCATTACCGCGGGTACGCAGTACTGGCCGGCTTCTCACGCGCTCAGCCCGGAGGGCGTAATCGTGCACGAGTTCGGACACCAGTTCTGGTACGGGATGGTGGGCAACAACGAGTTTGAAGAGGCGTGGCTGGACGAGGGAATCAATTCGTATTCCACGACCAAGGTGCTGGAAAAAGCCTTTCCGCCGGGAGAAATGTACGAGCGGCTGGCGGGAGTGCCGTATCCGGCGGCGGAGTGGACGCGCATGCCGGTACCGAAATACCCGTGGTATGGGGTGGAGTCGGTGCCGCTGGGACAGTACTTCGAGCGCGTGCCGCTGCTGCGGATGTACGCGCGCTCCAGCCGCGGGTATTGGAACCGCGCCCAGGCGGACGCGATGGAGCGCTATGCCTGGCTCGACATGGATGGACAAAGCTATGGCGTGCAGGCCTACGCCAAGCCGGAGGTCACGCTGCTGACCCTGGAGGCGCTGCTCGGCGAGCAGTGGCCTAAGGTCATCCGGACGTATCAGCAGCGCTACCGCTTCCGGCATCCCGACGCGATCGACTTCATGAATACCGTGAACGAAGTATCGGGGCGCGACATGAAGTGGTTCTTTGACCAGACGGTCTACGGCACGGGAATGCTCGATTACGAGGTTTCGGTGACAACCGGCACAGCGAAATCAAGAGAGGGCCTGTTCGACGAGAACGGCAAGCCGGCCTACGTCGGCGCCAAGCATGGCAAGGACAAGGATGGCGAGAAAGAGTCGGAAGTCCTGGTGCGGCGGCTGGGCGAGATGCAGTTTCCGGTAACCCTGCAGGTGCGCTTCGAGGACGGCACGGAGAAGGTCGAGCACTGGGACGGGCAGTATCGGTGGGCAAAGTTCAAGTACGGTGGGAAGTCGAAGGTGGCAGCGGCGGTCATTGACCGGGATTTCGATTGGAAGCTGCAGGTACATCGCACGCATGACAGCTACCTGCAAGAGCCGGTGAAGCTGGCGGCGCAGAAGTGGTATCTGCGCTGGGTGGTGTGGCTGCAGAACGCGCTGATGGCGTTTTCGTTTTTCTCCTAG
- a CDS encoding NADPH:quinone oxidoreductase family protein — protein MQAAVITRYGGPEVLELREVPDPQPKPGQVVVRVEAAGVNFADIMAARGGYPGTPEPPLVAGREFAGRRQDTGDRVMGYTQSKAFAEKITTSPSLLWPAPEKWRAEGAAAFPVNYFTAYFAYWKAGLVNAAARGKRVLIHAVAGGVGTAAVEIGNVLGVEMYGTSSSDEKLAKVRALGLQHGINYKRDDYEEKVRELTGGEGVDAVFEMLGGEHVTKSVRCLSFRGRVITYGSATGERATLDPRILYDKQTSVHGLWLAKMSQRPEVMEPAWKRLSQWIEQDRLHPVVGHVLPLEKVAEAYRLLAEGRNYGKVVLVIGSR, from the coding sequence ATGCAAGCTGCTGTCATTACGCGTTACGGCGGGCCGGAGGTATTGGAGCTGCGCGAGGTTCCCGATCCGCAGCCCAAGCCCGGACAGGTGGTGGTGCGGGTGGAAGCCGCCGGGGTGAACTTTGCCGACATCATGGCGGCGCGCGGCGGATATCCGGGAACCCCGGAGCCGCCGCTGGTTGCGGGCCGCGAGTTTGCCGGCCGGCGCCAAGACACGGGCGATCGCGTGATGGGTTACACGCAGAGCAAGGCGTTCGCGGAGAAGATTACTACGTCGCCGAGCTTGCTGTGGCCGGCGCCGGAGAAGTGGCGGGCGGAAGGAGCGGCGGCGTTTCCGGTCAACTACTTCACCGCATACTTCGCATACTGGAAGGCAGGATTGGTAAATGCGGCGGCGCGCGGGAAGCGGGTACTGATCCATGCGGTCGCGGGAGGCGTGGGCACGGCGGCGGTGGAGATCGGAAACGTGCTGGGTGTCGAGATGTACGGGACATCGTCATCGGATGAAAAGCTGGCGAAGGTGCGCGCGTTGGGACTGCAACACGGGATCAATTACAAACGCGACGACTACGAAGAAAAAGTTCGCGAGCTGACCGGCGGCGAGGGCGTGGACGCCGTGTTCGAGATGCTGGGCGGCGAGCACGTGACCAAGAGCGTGCGCTGCCTGTCGTTCCGGGGGCGGGTCATCACCTACGGTTCGGCGACCGGCGAGCGCGCGACGCTTGATCCGAGGATCCTGTACGACAAGCAGACCAGCGTGCACGGACTGTGGCTGGCGAAGATGTCGCAGCGGCCGGAGGTGATGGAGCCGGCGTGGAAGCGGCTTTCGCAGTGGATTGAGCAGGACCGGCTGCATCCGGTGGTGGGGCATGTCCTGCCGCTGGAGAAGGTGGCGGAGGCGTACCGGCTTCTGGCGGAGGGGCGAAATTACGGCAAGGTCGTGCTGGTCATTGGTAGTCGGTAG
- a CDS encoding serine protease, with translation MADTRKQLSLLTLLLLMSSAAMGQGACESFVPGALDATAIRQQFSGAVLRIGSTGTGYLIDSSGGYVLTAAHVVSPMVDQGIPVVATSPSKEDTLELSVVQVLEPQDLALLQVKNPEIASNIQPLDISFHLPDESINLVAMGYPKVGDENNRSLKVFDAKFTELTTSGLIEVDQRTYYGNSGGPLVDRTGSVVGTCEQEAGGNNLARYSPSANAKPLLERIPLSSRMKMIDKRFRDGTLPRPELVQLLLKRPGGPSNVELYLWMKHISASKISYSKLKEFLTCPLLSALADRNMLDAIQFFVSQADPAIISKVSLELGKREARLGKAAAALQNSRIALDAFSKLGDTKGQAEAELLIGNILEQSGAYDSALARYQEALDNVNATAWYDLHAQTLIHLGSVDSKRGDYKAAAANYELALPLLQKQGRDKQVAATFVDLAAIKVHQSLYQSAMDYISKALHIYSKKPDKPAEASTWYLLGNIQLQTNDVKAARNSFSEALRLDPAGKNSSDITTVLNTLGGTLEE, from the coding sequence GTGGCAGATACCCGGAAGCAACTGAGCCTACTCACCCTGTTGTTGTTGATGAGTAGCGCCGCGATGGGCCAGGGCGCATGTGAAAGTTTTGTGCCGGGAGCTTTGGATGCGACGGCTATCAGACAACAGTTCAGCGGCGCAGTACTGAGAATTGGCAGTACGGGTACAGGCTATTTGATTGATTCATCCGGTGGTTACGTGCTCACAGCAGCTCATGTGGTTAGCCCGATGGTCGATCAGGGTATTCCGGTAGTCGCGACCAGCCCGTCGAAGGAAGACACGCTCGAACTAAGTGTCGTCCAGGTCTTGGAACCCCAAGATCTCGCCCTTCTTCAGGTCAAGAATCCCGAAATAGCGTCGAATATACAACCGCTGGACATTTCATTCCACTTACCCGACGAGTCAATCAATCTGGTCGCCATGGGATATCCGAAGGTCGGCGACGAGAACAACAGAAGCCTCAAGGTTTTTGACGCGAAGTTCACCGAGCTAACGACCAGCGGTTTGATTGAGGTCGACCAGCGAACCTATTACGGCAATAGTGGCGGCCCCCTAGTGGATCGAACTGGAAGTGTGGTGGGGACATGTGAGCAGGAAGCGGGCGGGAACAATCTTGCACGTTATTCTCCATCGGCAAACGCCAAACCCTTGTTGGAGAGGATTCCCCTCAGTTCCCGGATGAAAATGATCGACAAGCGATTCCGCGATGGCACACTGCCTCGACCGGAACTCGTCCAGCTTCTTCTAAAGAGACCGGGGGGGCCTAGCAACGTTGAGCTTTACCTGTGGATGAAGCACATCTCTGCCTCAAAGATCAGCTACTCGAAACTCAAAGAATTCTTGACTTGTCCACTTCTGTCAGCGTTGGCCGACCGCAATATGCTGGACGCCATCCAGTTTTTCGTCTCGCAGGCCGACCCAGCGATAATTAGCAAAGTTAGCCTTGAACTCGGAAAACGCGAAGCCAGACTCGGAAAAGCGGCTGCGGCGCTGCAAAACTCAAGGATTGCACTGGATGCATTCTCCAAGCTAGGCGATACGAAGGGTCAAGCCGAAGCGGAACTGCTGATAGGAAATATCCTAGAGCAGTCGGGGGCATACGATTCAGCTTTGGCGCGGTATCAAGAAGCACTAGACAACGTTAATGCCACTGCTTGGTACGACCTCCATGCGCAGACCCTAATTCACCTTGGTTCGGTAGACTCAAAACGTGGCGATTACAAAGCAGCCGCTGCCAATTACGAACTGGCTCTTCCTCTTCTGCAAAAACAAGGTCGCGACAAACAGGTTGCAGCGACGTTCGTTGACTTAGCAGCGATTAAGGTGCATCAGAGCCTGTATCAGTCGGCCATGGATTACATATCGAAAGCGCTACATATCTATAGCAAGAAACCGGACAAGCCTGCAGAAGCTTCTACATGGTATTTGCTTGGGAACATTCAGCTCCAGACGAACGACGTCAAAGCGGCAAGAAACAGTTTCTCGGAGGCACTGCGCCTCGATCCCGCCGGCAAGAACTCAAGTGATATTACGACTGTTCTAAACACCCTTGGAGGTACACTCGAGGAATAA
- a CDS encoding TonB C-terminal domain-containing protein, whose product MALTRIPLLDYPSPEPRRDAPEAVQTSLPFDRDGGQPAGPVEAPVLLILLQDDLARSRLREAFWISLVAHLLIVIAVAAGPKYFPLHRLVAVRSAEDLMRERQATFLELPKDEQQVTTRPKSKFISDKDRIATSRAPQIDRQTLDELRDARRPGAPGPGGAPQQAPAAAEAQPNPAMRNPGGGAPPPPANQEQSAQLRIPPMSAKQAFGGAMSPGSAIEQAARGAAATRSGYGAGGDYGTAFPTGGGIRSNMDILSDTMGVDFGPYLERVLHAVRQNWYQLIPEVARAPLMKKGKVGIEFAIMKDGSVAGMRLVSPSGDVSLDRAAWGGITYSNPFPPLPAEFRGQYLALRFRFFYNPDKHDLE is encoded by the coding sequence ATGGCATTGACTCGAATTCCGCTTCTCGACTACCCATCGCCGGAACCGAGGCGCGATGCGCCGGAAGCGGTCCAGACCAGCCTTCCTTTTGATCGCGACGGCGGCCAGCCCGCCGGTCCGGTGGAAGCGCCTGTTCTGCTCATCCTGCTCCAGGACGACCTGGCGCGCTCGCGCCTGCGGGAAGCATTCTGGATCTCGCTGGTGGCGCACCTGCTGATCGTCATCGCCGTCGCCGCCGGGCCAAAGTATTTTCCGCTGCATCGCCTGGTCGCCGTGCGTTCCGCCGAAGATCTGATGCGGGAGCGCCAGGCCACCTTTCTCGAACTGCCCAAGGACGAGCAGCAAGTAACGACGCGCCCCAAATCCAAGTTCATCTCCGACAAGGACCGCATCGCCACCTCGCGCGCCCCGCAGATTGACCGCCAAACGCTGGATGAACTCCGCGACGCGCGGCGTCCCGGCGCTCCCGGACCAGGCGGAGCTCCGCAGCAGGCACCGGCCGCGGCCGAAGCCCAGCCCAATCCGGCAATGCGCAATCCGGGCGGCGGCGCGCCCCCTCCGCCCGCGAACCAGGAGCAGTCGGCGCAGCTTCGCATTCCGCCAATGAGCGCCAAACAGGCGTTCGGCGGCGCCATGTCTCCGGGATCGGCGATTGAGCAGGCGGCGCGCGGCGCGGCAGCCACGCGCAGCGGCTACGGCGCCGGCGGCGATTACGGCACCGCGTTTCCCACCGGCGGCGGCATCCGCAGCAACATGGACATCCTCAGCGACACCATGGGGGTGGATTTCGGTCCCTACCTGGAGCGCGTCCTGCACGCCGTCCGCCAGAACTGGTACCAGCTCATTCCCGAAGTCGCGCGCGCTCCGCTGATGAAAAAAGGAAAAGTCGGGATAGAATTTGCCATCATGAAGGACGGCTCGGTGGCCGGCATGAGGCTGGTGAGCCCGTCCGGCGATGTCTCGCTGGACCGCGCCGCCTGGGGCGGGATTACCTACTCCAATCCTTTCCCGCCGCTGCCCGCCGAATTCCGCGGACAGTACTTGGCGCTGCGTTTCCGCTTCTTCTACAACCCCGACAAGCACGATCTGGAGTAG